The genomic stretch TGtgtttcaaaataatatttaagtactttaaatatataaagaattattttaaacacAACTATGAATATAGTTTATACATATCATGAAAATGcatttatcatatatatttatttgatatttagtaTTGATAATAATGATTACTGTACAGAATTTAGATACATTTGAATTGAGAAGTGAAGAGTTAGATTTAAAAGGACAGACATTGGATATTAATCATGCGGAACCATTGGAGGAAATATTCAAAAGAGTTCGATTTAATAAAGTTAATTTAGAAACTACATCTTTGGATGATGAggtatttctattaattaaaaatttgatcaaaaatagtaatttcttttgaaatgatatttgatatcatttattatttttatattatagagTTCTGTGATATTATTTGATATGTTAGAATATTATGAATCTGCAAAGCACTTGAACATTTCATTTAATCAAGGCATTGGAATTTATGGTTGGCAAGCATGTGCAAATATGATAAGAaaggtatatataatatgatacatttcatttgaaaaaatttatatGGTTATTAGTTTcaaatattatcttttattatttcattgattaTTGTGTATAGAATGACTATGAATAACGAAAAAATTAGAAATGACTAAATATATGAGTGTTTAAAATTAAGTTTTATGTTGATTGATACATAATTAATGGAATCATTATTTGTTTAGACCCAATGCTTAGAACATCTTGAAGCTAAGGATGTAATCCTTAATGAACAATACATGAATATCTTGAGTCGTGCATTAAGATTAGTCTGTCATCTACATGTgcttaaattagaaaattgtgGACTTTCAGGAAGATCTATCGTCACACTAGGTATTTATTATGCAATACAGTTTGTTAGttccattcttttttaattaatttatttttaagtagTTACAATCTAATTTATTGACATGTTATAATTCTCATAAAGATTGTTAATTGAGGTCCACAAATCATTACATATGACATAAGTAAAACACATATAGTTAAGTGAGAATAattttgacattttttaaataattatggaTATAtcatctttatattttattacagaatGTTAATAATGTAATTGTACTATAGTTTTCTTTCCTGTTAATACAATCACGTAGGATTAGTTATGGAAACCAGTATaacgtaaaaattttaattttatatgatcatattaataaaaaatgaataaaatatagcgttttaaatacttttatctattttatcttcaaataatattatttgtattaaacgGAAAGTTTCccaaaaacattaaaaatgttgaaattattCAAGTAATTTATTGGATTGTAATATAAGTATGAGTTTAGTTAAATTGACtcaatattatttcttatttgacTAAACTTATTTATGTTACAacctaataatttaaaatttcgctatattaaaaataattagaacTACTActaaaattataagatatttaattagtttctatatataaatacaatttcattgcAGTAAGaagttatatttttctttctctgcaTCATCATTGAGTTGTTAAGTAGATTGCTTCTATTTATTAGATCTATTTAAACATTTTAGAATcaagaaaaaattataataataaaatactgtACTTTTATTTAAGTACTTGAGTACTTgagaaaaaaaatttgttctatAGTGTTAATTAAAAGTTTCTGAAATTGCATTCTATAATTTTGATTACTCTCTGCTACTTACTACTTTACTCaaataaaattgatgaaataaGTTTCTGATAATGCTACAGTAACATAGTGCTTTTAACAGTTGCAGCATTAAAAATGAACACTGGAATAAGAGAACTTTATTTAGCTGACAATGGGCTGAATTTATATGATGCAATACAGCTTGGTTCTCTTCTTAGATTAAATAATCATATACAGCTACTTGATATTAGGTACGTAACAAACAGAGGTAATggataaaaaaaacaaaacaataagATATATAACTCTATagcatttatcttttaattatgaTTACATATGTTTTTAACGAATCTTTCTAATAAAAaactaatttacatattttacaatatatatattgaaaattattttgaagtAAAATGTTCTTTTAGTAATAATGTCATTCAAGATGATGGTGTACGTGATATCCTAGAAGGTCTCATCAATCAAATAAACGAGGACAAAGATGGTAAAGGTTTAAGCATATTAGTATTATGGAATAACCAACTGACAAAAAAATCATCTCCCTATTTCGCACGTATTAtagtatgtaattttattttatcattatagTTACGCATGTATAAACTATACACTTATAGTTATtgctttatgtatttatatgcaCTTGTATTATATTAATGCTGTTTATATAGGCATTGTCTAAGACGTTAGAGACActaaatattggaaaaaatatGTTGTCTGATGAATTGTTATTGATTATAAAAGATGCATTGAAAAAGAACCATGTTCTATTACAATTGGGAATACAATCAACTGAGCTTACATGTGATGGAATTGTTACATTATCTGAAATCATTGAAATAAACCATGCATTGCAAGTAAATGTCATAAGCTTTAGAATATAAAAAAGgatataaaatcattttgtaTTCAACTTATGTCTGTTTTACTGTTTTAGAGGATAGatttaagaaataatagaatACATTTGACTGGAATGAAAGCTCTCAGTTCTGCtatgaaaaagaataaaaatattactaaaataGATTTAGATGATAAACCTGATATAAAAGTGGTAAGTAAACAAATTAATGTCATTTTTcactagaaaaatatttaaaaatattatattataattatttatttttttatgttaataATAGGATGATTTAAACGAGACCTTGCTTCAGTACACGCAGCTTGTAGCTGAAATTCGCAGCTGTTGTTTGGAAAACGAGAAAAGTCGTATATTAGAAGAAAATAGCGAAGGTTTTGATAATTCATATCATAGCAGATTCTGTAGTGCAACCACCCGTAAAATTTCGCTTACTTGTCAAACATTACCATGTTCTTTATCACCCATGATTTCAATACAAAAAGATGAGCCTGGACGATCGATGCTCGAACCAAAACGTATTAATGGAGGTCGTCTTCGTTCTCCAGCCCCTAGTCCCGCCTCTTCACCCATAGCCAGTCCGATATTAAGTCCCTCGCGAAGTCGGTTTGTGGTGTCCCGAGTTCCagaaacgttacgtactacagAATCCTCAATACCATCGTCATCATCTGTTCTTCCATCCCTTGGATCATCACCTACCTTTGTCACTTCTGCAAGTGGGTCATCTAGATTTCGTGTTTCAGTTGTTGAATCAGCAAATACTGTATCTTTATCTAAACCTGTTATTATTACGACCGAGGCTGATATCATGGTTGGTTTAAACCCAAAAGTTAATATTGCAGAATCGACTGATTCAAGTTCGAAAGTTAATATTACAGAATCTACTGATTTAGATGATCTGAATACCGTACTTGCATCTGAATCAGAAAAGAATAATCAAACCATTGAAAGTTTTCGAAGTATTTCAAACGACTTGTCTCGTCTAGCTTTAAATGTGGTAGAAGAAACGTATGCACCGACGATACTTGGATATCCTGTAGaagaattaaatacaaataaatcttTTGTTAAGACAAGGGTTGAAACTCAGCCTGATGATAATATAAGTTCTATTAGTCTAGAACACAAGAAAGATCATGTGCCAGACAATCAAATTATTTTGAATCGATTGGAAGATGTTTCAACGATGACAGATATCGAGAGTGTAGAAAATCGTTCTAACGAAAATATAGAAGATGTAAAAACGTTTACACCTACAGATAGGAACGGAAAAAGTCCGCCTTATAATACAATAAGTGATAAACCAATAATTTGTAAGAAAGGTTACGATGCAACGGATAAAGTAACAAATACTCGTACAAACGAAAGTGTAGAATTGCAGTCGCAAATGAAACACGATCCAATACAAAAAAGTACTTCTAATTTAGGAAAATTACTTTCGCTGTTTCAACATTCTAGTTGTTTTTTTTCTGATTCAACTCCTATTAATCaattgaaaagtaaaaataCGTTCCAAGGTAGCATAAACAGCATGATGACTCTTGGAGATAAATTCCATTATTACATAAAAGATAAGAGAGATAGGATTTATAATCGTGAAACGGAAGAGTCCTCGGTATCGCTAAAGagtaaatcaaaatttttcaatgtttctCAATTGCCAAGTTTACAAAGTTTAGCGAATATGATCCCATCATTTAGATTTGAAGGTAATATAAATGCTCCTGGACAAAGTAGTAAGCCTTGTTCCAAAGAAGTAGATCTTTTACTCAAGAAAGATAGTGAAAATGATTCAGTCGATACAGAAAAAAAATCTATTGAACATAGTAAAGAAAGCAAAAACTTACATGTCTATTTAGAAGGACGAAAGTCCACTTCTACTTTAGATAATCAATTATTATCTGAAAATATACAATCAAAATTTCCTCCTGGTGTTACTAACAAAGATGTAGTATTAGCTGCAGATTGCATTGTTTCAAATATAATTGATACTTGTTCTAAAAttgtgaataataatttattaatgcaTGTTTCAAATAGTAACACGATTGTACCTGTACCTAAATTAATAGGTATACCTGAATATTCTGCTTTAAAAGCAGTTGTACAGAAACGAAATATAGCGGGAATACTAGATAAAGTAGATCCTATactaataaaagaaacaaataatgaAACTTTAACAGACAGTATTAATTTTACTAGTGATAGCAAATCTTTGTCGTGTAGTATGATGTATGATGTAAGCAATGATATGCATACTGTACATACGTCTGACAGAATGCACaatttagtaatattaaatataagtaCAAAAGATAATGTTGGAAATAATTCTGCTTTTAATGTAAATAGTACAGGAAGTAATACAGCATGTTTTGTATGTAATCAAAAATGTGTCtgtaatgtaaataataaaccACTTGAATGTTATAATACGTTGAAGATAAATGTAGAAACgaattgtttaaataatgaaGTTACCAGAATGTATAGTATTGACAGTAATAGTGATAGAAATGTCTTTATAAATGTTCATAATATGCCAACAAGCAATGACGTAGAAAGAATAAATGTATATCGTGTAAATAATAGTACGAATTGGAAAAGCGCAATTGTAAATAACATACCAGAAGCAAAGATATcaaaaataaattgtacatGTAAAGATACTAACTCCGAATTTAGCGATGATAGTGTACATTCATGTACTTCAGTACTTTATAGAGATGTAAATACACCAATAAAGCAAGAAGTGGTAGAGccatttgttataaaatataacaaatatattgaaataagtaatataattgaaatgaaaattaatagttCTATTGTGAAAAATATTATGGATCATATGTTCAAGAATATGAATATTGTTATGCCCATACCAAGAATGTACTCTTCTATGACAAACTTCAATGTGTTAATTCTTAGAAATCTTATACATCATGTAGCTGATATCTCTATTGATGAAACTCCGATCAAAAAGCTTTCATTAGATATTACAACTAATAATTGGTCGAATATCGTTAAAGTAAAGACTTTATTTTGTGATCTATCTCAGATATCTTATTCATCAATGAATGCTATAACTGAAAAGCCAGAAAATATTCATAACAACAATGAAGCGTtaaaaatcgatgaaaattcttCACTGGAGGATAATGCCGAAGAAAGTATGAGTTTTTACAAAGAACAGAAAGTCAAAGAAAACGAGGCTTTTGGAATTGTTTCCGAATATTCTTCAGTACCTGTAATAGCTGATCCTATTGTCCATTCAAAAGAAGATACATCTTATTTGAGAGACAATGATGATGTAAGCAGTAACTCACCAGAGAATATTCATATGCTCAGTAACTTTGGATCAAATATTGCTCAACATTTAAAATGCACAAATTCAGATGATATAAATGATACGACTCAACAATACTTAAATGCAATTAAATGTGCAGTTGCCACAACCATGTGTTCAACAGCTGTCGTGAACACAAGGGGCAATACAACAGTTGACATTATTTCTGATCAGAATACTAATATTGCTGAGCCTTCATCAGTAATTCGTGCAAACAGGTGAGTAAGTTAAGCTATCAGAAttgatgaaaattataaatctatATTGCACTGAAGATATttcagaagaaaatatttattaaatgttgtagttagatattaatatttttatattctatttctctcCAGTATATATAATTCGAAGAACAtgtaatttattgtaattttgaTCTTAAATATTGAAAAGTGATGTGAAAGaactatttcatatatttcatagTTGATGTTTAGAAgaagtttaaaataaattctttttattgtGAATATAAAGCTTTTTGTATTAACAATATTAACAAGATATTATACTGAACATGGtttcattttttacaaaatcCTTTAATCTGAAATATTCAAGCTAGCTTTAATTTGGAATAATATTGGTATTATGACACACATATATAATTAACTGGACTGATCTTATGATATGATTTTCTTCTGTTATATTGAAGCTATTAGttaactttaattttctttattctgAATTAAATATGAGCTGAAGCAacacacatacacgcacacatatacacatattatactattaaataattgctttatatatgttattaaaataaaattataatgtaataatggaAATAATTAAAGTCAAACTGAATACTTGTGTATATTATAATGAAGAAAGATTTTTAATGCTTAACATTATCTAAATGATTTCATGCTGCTTATTCTTCATTATACTGCATCATATTTGATATGTGAAATTAAgaattgtatataattaatcTATGTATAAAGTGGACTGATTCAACCGCcataaacataaaaatttataaaacgcaTTGTTTTGTAAAAACGATTTGAATCTGgtggaaaaatataatatctataaaatttgtgagactttatattttatttgagaagtaatgctttttcttttatttatgctGATTTCAACAGTATCTTATGTCTCGCTTGCACTTATTATAATAACTTTCATTCGACTAATGAAATCGtattaattttccttttaaaaaatactataaaaattcatttcactTTTGTATATTTCCTATGCTAATAAAAAATCTTAACAGTTTGATCCATATAATACTTAACTTATTTAATACTTAACACGTAACACTAGTGTTGTATAAGCAGAAATTAAAAGCTTTATCGcatcttttttaagaattttatatttgtaagaactatttatttatatt from Bombus terrestris chromosome 16, iyBomTerr1.2, whole genome shotgun sequence encodes the following:
- the LOC100645696 gene encoding uncharacterized protein LOC100645696; this encodes MSEGANSVSQISENSLTTLKDEVDPEELPPRTISHTTRRSRFGTSNVPLSPYILIDGRKLRSSLALSKKKLPRRVNFPTNDNHLITGCLEPANPWKFAENVNCEDVISSYKESCLKHNSDPLEIVINQLKNLDTFELRSEELDLKGQTLDINHAEPLEEIFKRVRFNKVNLETTSLDDESSVILFDMLEYYESAKHLNISFNQGIGIYGWQACANMIRKTQCLEHLEAKDVILNEQYMNILSRALRLVCHLHVLKLENCGLSGRSIVTLVAALKMNTGIRELYLADNGLNLYDAIQLGSLLRLNNHIQLLDISNNVIQDDGVRDILEGLINQINEDKDGKGLSILVLWNNQLTKKSSPYFARIIALSKTLETLNIGKNMLSDELLLIIKDALKKNHVLLQLGIQSTELTCDGIVTLSEIIEINHALQRIDLRNNRIHLTGMKALSSAMKKNKNITKIDLDDKPDIKVDDLNETLLQYTQLVAEIRSCCLENEKSRILEENSEGFDNSYHSRFCSATTRKISLTCQTLPCSLSPMISIQKDEPGRSMLEPKRINGGRLRSPAPSPASSPIASPILSPSRSRFVVSRVPETLRTTESSIPSSSSVLPSLGSSPTFVTSASGSSRFRVSVVESANTVSLSKPVIITTEADIMVGLNPKVNIAESTDSSSKVNITESTDLDDLNTVLASESEKNNQTIESFRSISNDLSRLALNVVEETYAPTILGYPVEELNTNKSFVKTRVETQPDDNISSISLEHKKDHVPDNQIILNRLEDVSTMTDIESVENRSNENIEDVKTFTPTDRNGKSPPYNTISDKPIICKKGYDATDKVTNTRTNESVELQSQMKHDPIQKSTSNLGKLLSLFQHSSCFFSDSTPINQLKSKNTFQGSINSMMTLGDKFHYYIKDKRDRIYNRETEESSVSLKSKSKFFNVSQLPSLQSLANMIPSFRFEGNINAPGQSSKPCSKEVDLLLKKDSENDSVDTEKKSIEHSKESKNLHVYLEGRKSTSTLDNQLLSENIQSKFPPGVTNKDVVLAADCIVSNIIDTCSKIVNNNLLMHVSNSNTIVPVPKLIGIPEYSALKAVVQKRNIAGILDKVDPILIKETNNETLTDSINFTSDSKSLSCSMMYDVSNDMHTVHTSDRMHNLVILNISTKDNVGNNSAFNVNSTGSNTACFVCNQKCVCNVNNKPLECYNTLKINVETNCLNNEVTRMYSIDSNSDRNVFINVHNMPTSNDVERINVYRVNNSTNWKSAIVNNIPEAKISKINCTCKDTNSEFSDDSVHSCTSVLYRDVNTPIKQEVVEPFVIKYNKYIEISNIIEMKINSSIVKNIMDHMFKNMNIVMPIPRMYSSMTNFNVLILRNLIHHVADISIDETPIKKLSLDITTNNWSNIVKVKTLFCDLSQISYSSMNAITEKPENIHNNNEALKIDENSSLEDNAEESMSFYKEQKVKENEAFGIVSEYSSVPVIADPIVHSKEDTSYLRDNDDVSSNSPENIHMLSNFGSNIAQHLKCTNSDDINDTTQQYLNAIKCAVATTMCSTAVVNTRGNTTVDIISDQNTNIAEPSSVIRANSTK